A window from Setaria italica strain Yugu1 chromosome VIII, Setaria_italica_v2.0, whole genome shotgun sequence encodes these proteins:
- the LOC101779687 gene encoding uncharacterized protein LOC101779687 yields MAGTSWSSSSSCTSSFGSLDDDVIVCVLKTDDVGAAAAAAGEGSVKFLCSYGGRILPRHTDGALRYVGGDNRVLSVDRPLQFYELQRKLRELCGWEVCLRCQLPTEDLDALISVTSDDDLANLLEEYDVASKDCLQPLKIRAFLFPRTPPSLQPRCSPPSTPAFVSRPSPSNAHLRRQNTSPAAAARVSSSPTCAPRWWAAPLHTFRPARAHQPQRYDWHGPGEARLQRYLVHNGSHWQ; encoded by the exons ATGGCGGGCACATCgtggtcgtcgtcctcgtcctgcACGTCGTCGTTCGGGTCCCTTGACGACGATGTCATCGTCTGCGTCCTCAAGACCGACGATgtgggtgccgccgccgccgccgccggggagggaAGCGTCAAGTTCCTTTGCAGCTACGGCGGCAGGATCCTGCCGCGCCACACCGACGGCGCGCTTCGCTATGTCGGCGGCGACAACCGAGTCCTCTCCGTCGACCGTCCCCTCCAGTTCTACG AGCTGCAACGGAAACTAAGGGAGTTGTGCGGGTGGGAAGTGTGCCTGCGGTGCCAGCTGCCGACGGAGGACCTGGACGCGCTCATCTCCGTgacgagcgacgacgacctcgcCAACCTGCTGGAGGAGTACGACGTGGCCAGCAAGGACTGCCTCCAGCCGCTCAAGATCCGGGCGTTCCTCTTCCCGAGGACGCCGCCGTCCCTGCAACCGCGGTGCAGCCCGCCGTCCACCCCAGCGTTCGTGTCCAGGCCGTCGCCATCGAACGCGCACCTCCGCCGGCAGAACacttccccggccgccgctgcccgcgtGTCTTCGTCACCGACGTGCGCGCCGCGGTGGTGGGCGGCGCCCCTGCACACCTTCCGCCCGGCGCGCGCGCACCAGCCTCAGCGCTACGACTGGCACGGCCCTGGTGAGGCGAGGCTGCAACGGTACCTCGTCCACAACGGCAGCCACTGGCAATAA
- the LOC101758888 gene encoding uncharacterized protein LOC101758888 yields MGAADVKEALEDKYKIKINYQIVWYGRQRAADKLFGKWDDSFDWLYRFKAEVELRQPGSVVEIDTVKVGEKHHFNRFFCAFRGSIDGFLYGCRPYISIDSTALNGQWNGHMPAALALDGHNWMFPLAFGFFDSETKDNWIWFMEQLGKAIGVLPRMAICTDACKGLESTVKHVFPWAEQRECFRHLMENMKKKFTGNVYAENMWPAARAYSAGKHNYFMSKVLEASPEVGKWLEEHHNLLWARSKFSPDIKCDYILNNLAESWNAWIKEFKDLPLHCLVDAIREKGVVMFERRRRIGRALNGVILPAVIHQLNAASKGIGHLKVTKGLPHQAEVTKIYKDEEVRRHVVYLNDQSCTCREWQVTGKPCPHALAVITTVRQPDYEKFVDMAYSVQRFRQAYDAGWPNITDRSQWPEVAKDFKLLPPIGKKRGIGRQRKNRIPSCLERSGKPTRQSICAACGEKGHRKGSRHCGLTGTKKRKRTKKAAVKPGRKKANHDNHEEAAEPEPVPPQRTPRTRAAAAREEAEAIAAASARKAARKAARKEAEAVAQAQQHLQAAASRTKRRLALEAPPDPPAEELADFKPVPLEVVAPAAPKVA; encoded by the exons ATGGGTGCTGCAGATGTGAAGGAAGCATTGGAGGACAAGTACAAGATTAAGATCAATTACCAGATAGTTTGGTATGGTAGGCAGAGAGCAGCTGACAAATTATTTGGTAAGTGGGATGATTCATTTGATTGGTTGTATAGGTTTAAGGCAGAAGTGGAGTTGAGGCAGCCTGGTAGTGTAGTTGAGATAGATACTGTCAAAGTTGGAGAGAAGCACCATTTCAACAGATTTTTTTGTGCTTTCAGAGGTAGTATAGATGGGTTCTTGTATGGGTGCAGACCTTACATTAGTATAGACTCCACAGCTTTGAATGGGCAGTGGAATGGACATATGCCTGCAGCCTTAGCTTTAGATGGTCATAATTGGATGTTCCCTTTGGCCTTTGGGTTTTTTGATTCAGAGACCAAGGATAATTGGATTTGGTTCATGGAGCAGTTAGGCAAGGCCATTGGGGTACTTCCAAGAATGGCTATTTGTACTGATGCTTGCAAGGGCCTAGAGTCTACTGTCAAGCATGTTTTTCCATGGGCTGAACAGAGGGAATGTTTTAGGCACTTGATGGAaaacatgaagaagaagttCACAGGAAATGTATATGCTGAAAACATGTGGCCTGCTGCAAGAGCTTACTCAGCTGGAAAGCACAATTACTTTATGAGTAAAGTCTTGGAAGCTAGCCCTGAGGTAGGAAAATGGTTAGAAGAGCACCATAATCTGTTGTGGGCTAGATCCAAGTTCTCTCCAGACATCAAATGTGACTACATCCTGAACAATTTGGCTGAGTCTTGGAATGCATGGATCAAAGAATTCAAGGACCTGCCACTACACTGTCTGGTAGATGCTATCAGAGAGAAAGGTGTGGTCATGtttgaaaggaggaggaggattggaAGAGCTTTAAATGGAGTTATTCTCCCTGCTGTGATTCATCAACTTAATGCTGCCTCAAAGGGGATAGGACACTTAAAGGTCACCAAAGGACTGCCACACCAAGCTGAGGTCACTAAGATATacaaggatgaggaagtaagaaGACATGTGGTTTATCTCAATGACCAGAGCTGTACATGTAGAGAATGGCAGGTTACTGGTAAGCCTTGCCCCCATGCTTTGGCTGTTATAACCACTGTGAGGCAGCCAGATTATGAAAAGTTTGTGGACATGGCATATTCTGTGCAAAGATTTAGACAAGCATATGATGCTGGGTGGCCTAACATCACAGATAGGAGTCAATGGCCTGAAGTTGCAAAGGACTTCAAACTATTGCCACCTATAGGGAAGAAGAGAGGCATTGGTAGGCAGAGGAAAAACAGAATTCCCTCTTGCTTGGAGAGGTCAGGTAAGCCTACTAGGCAATCCATATGTGCAGCTTGTGGTGAAAAGGGTCATAGGAAGGGCAGTAGGCACTGTGGGCTCACTGGGACCAAGAAAAG GAAGAGGACCAAGAAAGCAGCAGTGAAGCcaggaaggaagaaggccaaCCATGACAACCATGAAGAAGCTGCTGAACCAGAGCCAGTTCCACCACAAAGGACACCAAGGACAAGAGCTGCAGCAGCTAGGGAAGAGGCTGAAGCAATTGCAGCAGCATCAGCAAGGAAAGCAGCTAGGAAAGCAGCTAGGAAAGAAGCTGAAGCTGTAGCTCAGGCACAACAACATCTGCAAGCAGCAGCATCCAGGACTAAGAG GAGACTTGCTTTGGAGGCACCACCAGACCCACCTGCTGAAGAACTTGCTGATTTTAAACCTGTACCATTAGAAGTGGTGGCACCAGCAGCACCAAAAGTTGCCTAG